DNA sequence from the Perca fluviatilis chromosome 4, GENO_Pfluv_1.0, whole genome shotgun sequence genome:
CCCAAAGGCTCCAAGTTGCAGCTTGAGGCTATTGCAGTGAAATggattttgtggaaaaaaactcATTTTTAAATGCTTCAATGTAAGTGGGCCAATATATATACTGCATTTAGCCTTATTTGGACCAACATTTTTGAACATCTTTTCAACGAAATTAGACTTCAGTGTGAAATCACCAGATTCGAGGCAAGACCACCTGATTCCTGACTCCAGCCGTTAATAGCAAATGTTGACGAGCAGATACCAAATATTCTAGGGCTGAGTATGACAAGTAAAAGCTGTGATTCAGTGGTATTCCCTTTAAGAGACAGCAGGGGAGGCTGGAAATCATGAATGAAAACAACAAACCAATGGAGTTGTGGCACTGGCACTCAGTCATCCTCATaaagaaagaggaaataaaAGAAGAATCTGAGACATTCTGAAGACACATAagttaaggtgtgtgtgtgtgtgtgtgtgtgtgtgtgtgtgtgtgtgtgtgtgtgtgtcgctttCCTAAAGAGCACATGTTTATTCTTATGCAGCGCTTCTTCGTTCACATGATTCATGTCCACGGTTTTGTCTAACACAATGTGGTAGATTCAGGATTCTAAAGGATGTCCAGTGCTGGAAAAGTCAAAATGGGGAAATAGAGTGTTTTTCACAGAATTAATACACAGAACAGTATGTAGTCGTGTCCATGTTCATTCCCCGTCAGCTACGTAGCAAACTGCTGATAAAATGCCAGCTTGACCCTCTCAATGTGGTGACACAGCTTGATGGCCGGTCCCAGCTTCAGGTCCATGCACTCCTGCACTGTTGGGAggttcagcagcagcagtgcctGTCCGTCAATCTCCTATAGAAACGTAAATTCATATCAGTTGCATTTTCTAAAATTAGTTttggcttaaaggtcccatggcatgaaaatgtcactttatgagttttttttaacaataggctcgttcgagatgagccagatctgcgcagaatcgatcaccagtgatcggcgcccaatgcatgccggttagttttgtgtccgacttgatcccgacttgctctgacgtcatgcacacgtgggcaacgataatctcacgaccAGGGGCGCGCcaagttctgagacgcaggtagcgcagttgcttttcaccgactgcaagagccaggcggacgcaggtggacccagtgcatgctgggaaacgccggcctctcagctgatcaaacagctgattggttcagaatcgactcaccatgatgacgttttatataaactttttattgattttgaatcggagggattttaacagctatttgtctgatttaaaggcttattcctTACAGAACACATATTGTggggctgatagttatgtttagaagtcagagagactaaatctgttcagattacggatcatctacagtctgttgttcattaacccttgtgttgtccttcgggtcccagtgacccgaaggacaacacaaggattatgtgcttccgtttactttgttgagaattgctctctaaaaccggtttcttttaaagtaagtaaagtttatttctagaacacatttaaacacagtttaagctgaccaaaatgctgtacaaacaagaactaaggtgctgtattaacccttgtttagagagcaattctcaacaaagtaaatggaagtacataatccttgtgttgtccttcgggtcactgggacccgaaggacaacacaagggttaaaatcagcaacagatcacatgtagagcattttgacagctactctgtcataataaaatcaactggagactgtgtaggagcagatatatgggtctgataacattttattaaaccggaatcggacccgaactgaccacagtgtttgtgtcacttcctgttcagtctgaaggctgctggaatcagctggaaatctgtccgacttgagagcggacttttgtcaccgccccccgctgctgccgcctgctctcatctactttacaggcgaggcgcagttcatctcgaacgagcctattaatatgcgttcccccagcctgcctatggtcccccagtggctagaaatggcaataggtgtaaaccgagccctgggtatcctgctctgtctttgagaaaatgaaagctcagatgggccaatcaggaatcttctccttatgaggtcataaggagcaagattacctcccctttctctgctttgcccacccagagaatttgcccacccatgagagagagacatcatggctttcaaacgagcaaagtggcagttggtcaaggccacaaccccctctctcctcctcaatagctacagacacagaaatggcacatcctaaggaaagctcattgtgggactggctctagtggctgtaattctgcacaaaggctgaatttcgggaaagagacttcagatacagtattaggggaccactaaggtctatataaaagcatccaaatagtaccatgtcatgggacctttaactatcTAGGGCTGGTAAAgtgatgttttgtatttgtgaCCATGGATACAATACAAGTGTATAATGCACTTATTGCAAAAGAGTGGAGTGAGCTCTCATCCTGAGTGGCcataaagtctgaatatttcttACCTGATCCAAGAAAATCCGTGCAAGAGGTGCACAGTCAGTGGTCTTGATAAAGCGAACCACATCAGTAACGCTCCACTCTAGCGGACTGGTGTCCAAACACAACTTCGGAGGAGGCTCAACCTTTGACGTCTATAAACACACAGATAGGGTGAGTCAGACAGAGACTCTAAGAGAACTCCCAGTGGAGGAGGTAAGGCTCACGGCTCATGCTGAGGAGAAGGGTATCAGACCCAAACATTTCATAAAAGAAACACTGGCTGTTTCAGTTTAGTTGATTTCCTCTAAGCTGTTTAGAGCTCAGGTCCAGTCCAAGTTCAGGTCCTGGTGAAAACatcattcaaaactttattgATATGGATTAGTTTGGCAGAAAAAGGCAGTTGGATTTGCTGGAAGGGGCAGAGAGGTGGGATTGTGCAtgaaatctttaattttgtaCTAGCAGGAAGTTTTATTTTACGCCTAGGGGTACAATAGAGTATTAATTAAAGACACACTAACTGGAAAGTAAACTATGATAAAGAAAtatgagaaaataaatatattaaaaaaaatatttcagtatTTATTGCTACCTAGCCCTTTTAAAACTCTTTGTGACTTTCATTACCTTTGGTGAAGGAGGGCGGTTCTCATCATCAGAGAATGAGGGGGAGTGGGGCTTCCGGCGCCGGCGTGTGGGCCTAGGTGTTGCTGGTGGGGAGGGGGATGGCGTGGTGGGCTGAGACTTCCCAATCGATTGTTCAGAATCATCCTGGAGATCGTCCTGCAGCTCAGACCCAGAGTCACTCAGGGAGTCATCTTCATCCAGATCTTCTTCCTCTCCACTGCCCTGTGAGCCAAAGACAAGGACAACAAACAGTCCGTTAGCACAGACTCTAGTGTGAGGAAGAATCAAAGTTAACAATGTTGGTTTAACAATGATACAACGTATGCATCCTTTAATATATTGCTTAATGGAGAAAATATGAGAGTGTATGTTACCTGTGGAGACCCAGCAGGGGTGTTGTCCACTGAGGCTGAAGAGCGTCTCTTCTTATGTACAAACAGCtgtttccttctcttcctcctcctccctcttctcttCACTCCACCTTCCAGGTTGGAGTGGCCCCCAGGTGGACGGCCAACACGTTTACTCTTCTTCTTTCCGTAGTAATATGCTGGTGACAAGACAACAGGCGTATTTGTGAAATGTTGCATTTGACATGTCAGAAAGATTTTAATACGCCACTGATATAGATggaaataaatcaatcaaactAATACTTTTTGGTTGTACGTTTGTATGTATTCTCTACATGGAAAGGATTGATAAATAGGCTGTCAAAGCATGTCTATGGATGATATGGGCTATCTGGAGTGATATGAAAACATAAGTAACTGTAATCATTTGTCTGTTGCTATCAAATTGCATCAGTTTCTTAACCACAACACTGCAGTGCAGCAGCAAGTAAACCTATCAACAAATCTGGGACCTTGAGCTGTCAAAATAGTTCAGCAGAAGATGAAAGAGGCCAATTCCGACACATATTTTCAGCAAACCATACATTCATTAGCTGTGGATAATTATTGCAATTTCTAAATCActttttcaaattatgtcctATCCTTCACAGAATGTCTGTATTTATTAAGAGAGCATTTATGTACACGATCACTATTATGTATACGATCACTATTCGTTAGAAAAgcacaaatgaaaaaaactaaaggtttCTGGATAAGGAGAAATGAATGAGCTTTGTGttacaataaaaaaaggatTGTATAAGGTTTAGAATTAAGGTCACAACAAGTATAGAGATTTCTAAGCTATTAAAAAACATAGCAATTAGAGGTTATGTTCATCATCTGCTTTGATAAGAAAGCAGCCACCCCAGATCATCGGATTAATCATTTGAAGTCTCGACAATCACTAGTCTCTTCTATTTCTGTAAAACACCTACTGTATTTGGTCTTTGTGAGGACGGAGCAGTTCTCCGAGCAGCGCTCCAGAACCATGCGAGGGCCAAACAGGTTCGGGCAGCACTCTAGCTTGATGCAGGTTTTCCTGCAGAAGTCTGCCACACGGTCTGCAGTGCGGACTATTTCCACAGTGGCCCGATAACTCTTTCCCTTGTACCTGATATCAAAAGAAAAGCAAGCTTAATAAATAGGGATACATCTTTCGTATTTCCACACATTAGgttggagggggaaaaaaaggcagGTATTTTCAAAAACAATAGATTCTTCGCACTTACTTAAGCTCCTATTATGTTCATGTTTGATCTTACAAGGTTGCTACTCAAATGCTGTCGGCTAAATCATTGCTTTAATGAAGTATCAGGAGCTTGTGCTTGTTCCGGCGTGCAgatttttatttccatttgtGCATTTAAGTACGTGTTTAATCCAGCATGTGTCCTAAAATAGGCCGTCTGTGAACACTCCTACTGTACTATTCCTGCAGGTTTTCTACAGGGCAGAGTATTTTGAGCTGAGGATTAAATGGTGCGTCCCCTTACTTGGCTTTGAGTGTCTCTCCATGGCCTTGCCAGCGGCTCTCCTGGTCCAGCTGCAGCTCTCTCAGCACACGACTGGGCTTGTATGCCGAGTTTATCAGCAAAGTCAATACCTGGATACAAGAcaaaagaataagaaaaaagaagaaaagaaacaagaatCGCTAAACACTGGTTATCTGCAGGTAGGAGGGTTATGTCTTTTATTCTTTAATTGGTGCTATGATTAGCATTTCAAAATCGAACAATTACAATATTCATTTTGAGACTTTCATTACCATTACCGTATAATTTTCAATGCAACTGAAACTAAATCTATCTGTGCTTCTCGCAATATCACATGGTAGAATGAGTGAAACTGATGAAGAGAAATTAGAAAATGAATTTACTGAGGAGGGGGGAAGGAGCAAAAGTAGAAACTTCCTCTTTCTGTTAAATGGCAATAGGGTTTCTGGGAAATGTGCTTTCAACACCATGGTGTGAGATGGAGGATATTAGTCGTCTCCAACATGATTTCATTTGTTTCGAGTAAATATTCAAAGTAATCACAACTAGTTGAATCATTttaagtctacagccatgctagcagctctgtgaatTTGGCACACCAGtgctttaagctaaatgctaaccttagcaatgctaacatgatgtttagcaggtatcatttttaccatgttcaccatcttagttagCGTGTTTGAATGCTaacataaacacaaagtacagctgaggctgatgggaatgccattagttagtcataaaccaaagaaattgacaaattaaaaatttaACTCGATGCTATATGGAAAGCTAAGGCTTCCTCAAAGCTTagaattcatcctctgggaatattaaaatgtctgtacacAACTAATAGTGGCAGACCCTGCAAAGGAAATTGCCATCCAATGGAGTCACGCCGCCAGCGTAgctataaaaaaatacatcacaATCAACCTCTAAATATTATACAAGGATTAAGGAATGACACCTGTTTTTTGGGGTTATTCTTACAGTAAACAGCTGGACTAGCCTCTCTCACCTCTTTGAGCACAAGGACACAGTTTCCAGGGCCAATGAACTGAGGAAGCTCTGCAATGCGTCCCTTGTTAAGGTAAGGCCCAGAGAAACAGCGGTGGTTGAAGTAGATCTTGGGACAGCAGTATTTCCCATTCCCCTGCCCTGCACGTGGACACAACATGATATACAAATGATGAAACAACCACAGGCAGTCAGTAGACGGGACATATCACAGTTTGGAATCCTTCAATGGGACCTGAGACATACCACTCACCTGTCTCTGACTGGTTGGCCATCTGCTGCTTGACAGTGTCAGGTGACGATGACTTTGGTGGAATTCGGCTGTAAAGTGATGATTTTGAGTCAGAAGTTGAAAGGCAATGGTACTCGATccattcaatttaattcaattcaattttatttacagtgttaattcataacaggagttatctcaggacactttacagatagagcaaGTCACCCAATGTCATCCAAAAAGTATTTAAACCACTGCTATTCATTTGTGCTACGTTTGTGCCGTAAAAAAATATTGTGCTGTTAAGGGTTTTAAGTAATTCAACTTTACATTTTCTGGCCAGTGACCTCACCCAGCCCCCCGTCACCCAGCCCCCCATTAATGTCCAAATCTCCCCAAAATGGTCTCAATCGTTTGTGCTATGTTTGTGCTGATTTGTGCCATTAAAAGAAACCTTTGTGTCACTTCGGTTTTTACGTTATCAGGCTTTATTTATTACACAGCTACTATTTGTGCTGCAAAGGCTTCTGAAACCAGCCATCACTCCCATGaacgggacattctaaaacgcttaacgtgaaaaagctttgattgatcgttgtttaggtacattaaaccacgtaagctttttcacgttaagctttttccttacaatagCCTTAATGTAGCAGAaatgcttaatgtcagataacgcccataataattggactttgggttcagtcttttgacagttttcagtggttatgaggagcaatatgagagagaaattccGTGATAATTGattgttgtttaggtacattaaaccatattaagctttttcatgttaggacttaagtaaagcccatgagaaccggggagagtcaacccacagccgctccgctgccctgctgaaaatgtgaaacagaaacgcttaatgtcagataacgtccataataattggactttgggttcgattttttgaaagttttcagtggttatgacgagaaatatgagagagaaatttggtgatcattgtttaggtataTTAAACcactttaagctttttcctcgccataggcgccaatgaagaagaaaacattaacgtgagataacttctataatcgttggattttgGTTtcgtttttttgacaggcttaagtgtacATGACAAAATATGGCCATGAAAAATTTGtagatgattgatcgttgtttaggtacattaaaccatgttaagctttttcacgttaagcgttttagaatgtcccgtaAAAAACAAAGTAGCACAAATGTTTCTTTTAACGGCACAAATCAGCACAAACGATTGAGACCATTTTGGGGATATTTGGACATTAATGGGGGGCTGGGTGACGTCACTGGccagaaaatgtaaagtttaattatttaaaacccTTAACAGCACAAACGAATAGCagtgtttttaataatttttggaTGACATGGGGGGCTAGCCTCACGCAGGTGAGTCAGTCTAGACCACTCTATTCTCCACTGTTCCAGTACTCTTCCACTCTATTATTTACAAAGACCTAACAAACCAATAAACCAGTCAACACCACTACCCTTCCTCTTTTACTCACTGtttctcaggctgtaccacagCAATCTTCCTCTCCTTTTCAACTGAAAAACAAGGACAGACTATTATACCACTTATGTGGAGGTCAGGGTAAAAAACTGATAGCATTATGTTTGTAACAGCATTGGTAACAGTCTCGTTACGGCAGATGTGTGAAGGTTATGAGAGTCCACTATGATGATTACTATGATGTTGTATACCTGAGGGTTTGATGGGGTAGATGAGTGGATAGCCGTTTGTTTCACACCAGCTGACAGGGAAGATGTCAAGGGAGTCCACATGAACTATCAGCTCTGGCATGGGCTGCTTCAGTCCTGTACAAACATACGCACACAGCTGTCAGACAATCACTGACAGCAATAAAGATATCACAGACTACATCTTACCCTGGCGTGGATGCCAAATTCAGCTAGAGCCACTGGAAATGACAAACTTTACTTGTACTTACACCTCCATATAAGAAATGTAATTTGATTTAAGctataatatatacatttataatcaAACAAATGTCACACAATATCAAAACTTACTTTTAGGTTCTCCATCTACTTGTTTGCATGAATGcaagtatacatacacacatattacatATCATATCACATATCTTTTCATGGTGCAAAGACAACACACTCATTTTATAATAAAAGACAAAGTCGTATCTGCAGTGTATCGACATACATAATATTGAGAAGTTGTGTCTGAAGTGCGGAACACCAACTTCTGCTTCTTTAGCAGATTGTATAATCTCAGATGCAGTGATCTAGTGTACGAATTGGTGTGAAATACTACAATCTATGTCTCTCACATTACTGCATTCTCCATGCAAAATGCATAGGTAGCTACTCAACTAGGGAGCCAGGAATTCAGATAAGATCCACATAGGTTAATGCTCTACATGATATGTAGCTGTGTTGTGGGACTGCACAGCAATTAAACAtgttaaagtggccatattatgctcattttcaggttcataattgtattttgaggttttaccagaataggtttacatggtttaattttcaaaaaacaccgtatttttgttgtactgcacattgctgcagatcctcttttcaccctgtgttcaggtctctgtttcagctacagagtgaggcatcgcacttctatcccatctttgttgggaggctcacatgcgcagtagctaggtaaggatcacatcatcTAGCggtttgtttctacaacttcagttagcacaaggcaggattagccgggacacttcttctaaacgagggcgcacttccaactttgcgtggaatacctgcagaacagggacatgtaagtagttcttttgtagattatggtgaattaGTGTGTGCTGTAGCAGTGTTGTGCCAttcagaacgagctagcatgctagcgctagcatgctacggttagccatctcgtttcggctagtgatgtagaaagccgtgcagattttgaacagctcacacGGAGaatgaaggcaggacacattcagaaacacgtatctcactcaaaacagcatgtttGTATGAGTGTGGAAGCACccgagacacaaaataacaccccaaatcccagattcataatatgggcactttaatgttcTACTTTCATCCACACACATTCTTTCAGTACCCCGTCTCACCTTCCAGGCTGAGCCAAATGTATTGCCCTTTGACCCTGGTGACAGTTGCCACATGAATGTTCTCAGGTGACAGCAGGTTAACAGCCTCCAGTTTCATGGCCTCTTTGAAGCTGTGGTCACATTGCTCCTGGCAGGTAaacagagaggggaaaaaaagtatttgagaGGGTTATGCTAGGCTAGACTATTATGCTGTCTGTCAAATCGGTAAAATCTAATATCCTACATTTGGTTATATTCTGACTGCATGggaaagtaaaatataaaatctaTTTCCTCCAAAGTACAATAGTTACAGGGTTGCAAAAAGAACTGACGATACTTTCACTTGTCTACTGTAAAGTATTGTAGCATTGATTTGAGCAGTGTTCAACCTGTGTTTCCTAAGAGACTCTTTCTTCACCAAACCCATCCATGTGACAAGCAGTTTACACAAGAAATGGGCACGAGATACAGTAGGTATCACACTTTCCAGGCTGCCAATAGTACAATGCTTTTAGAGGAATACTGTCAGTTtcagtcttcttcttttttaaccaCATACAAACAGAACTAAAGAGCTTATTTTGTTTCAATCAAAAAAAGATCTCTTCAATAGCCTGAATTGCTGCTTGAATAGTACAACCCAAGTAATAAGGAGGATTTAGCTCTGACAGCTTGCTAGTGTTGATTTAAACTCATTCATGCAGGCGCACTGCATGATAGCACAGATGTCACATGAGGCCTTCATATCACAGCAATATAGTAATAGTAGCCTACAATTTCCCATTTAAAAAGGTCATTTGGACAATGACCAATGGGAGGACAAAACGCTCTAGGAGCCGATTAATAGCTCATCTCAGACTCTTTCACTGAACGACCAATGTTACAAGTCGGACCAGCATCTGGTGGTGGGTTTGTACATGAGTTGTTGGACATGACGCAGCCTTTTACACTGAAGCCTGACCAGTGTGATCTCGGTGCAAAAAGGGGTAGAAACGGAGGTTGACTTACAGTTGGGAAGCAATGTTGAGGAGCTGCCTCAGCCTCGCACTGTTTCAGGTAATCCGCCCAGTCAAAGTCTGGACCCTGGTATCCTGTACATGATAAAATAAAGAAAGCAGGAAGAAAGAatggacagaaagaaagaagcaaGGGCAGATAAAGgaaacaaataaagaaatagagagagaaggaaagaaagcaTGAGTGATCGAATCAATGCCATTCCTAATTGTCTGATATTACCGATAACCAATTAAGTGAGTGGTTATAAAAACAGGAACAACATTTGACAGCGCAGACCTGGTGGGGGGCTGAGAGAGAGTCCATTTTTGAGGCTCCACTGAGTAGGGAAGATTCCTGGACTGTCTCTGTGACACAGAAAGGACCTCCCAGCACCCTCCTCAATACCACAGAGGTCGTCCATCTTCACAAGGAAGTACTGCTCGTTGAACACCTGAAAAGAAGAGGAGGTCATTGTGAGGAGGTCACTTCCAAACATTTTTCATTGACAGCTGTAAAGTTTTTTTCCCACTGAGTCACACTAAATACTGTATCAAGCTAAGGAGATCTACTGGATTGTAGGATTAAATAGTTCAAAAAGATGTAGTTTCAGCCATCTTTGTGGTCTTTTTAAAACTCTGGGGTGATCATTAGCATTTTAGCCAGTACAGACAGTGTGGTAATGAAGATAGAAAGCATAAACAAGTTCAGCTAAGGCCAATAAAACAGCAAACAAGAAAAACATCACAGCATAGGAGAGACAGATTTGATAGGAAAGTCTTGTTACCTTGGTGACAGTGGCAGGCCTGATGGAAATAGGAGCACCAGGGTCAACAGCCTCCAGTTTCATTCCTTCCTTGAAACAATGAGCAGCAATGGCAGGCTGATCctgagacagacaaacacacatgcagattCACTTTCAAAAGCTCAGCTCTTAGTTAGTTAGTCTAACTTTCAGTATAGAGAACTTCACAACTATTTTCTTAGTGAATAATTATCAAATCTTAACTGGCGGATCAGCAGTCAGCAGTGATATGTTTGGGCCAGTAAGACCAAATAAGAGCACGGTTGGCAGTACCTTACTGAACTCTGCAGTCAGTGCTTCATCCTGGGGCAGGTCACTGATCCTCTGTCTCACCTCCTCCCACTCTCCCTCTGTCCGCAGGGCCAGCAGGtctgaaacacacaaatacagacagatCAGCTGCTGAAGAACTTAACCTGACTTCCTGATGACTAGGGTATAATTTGATTATCAagatatatttaataaaaaggtaaaacatACATCTGATTGAATTTTACACTGTGCACTCTCTTGGAAAGTTTATATCTGAAGCTATGTGAGTTGCTTTTTCTTTGTTCTGGACCACCAATTAGGTCGCCACAATTaaataaacaagcaaaaaaaaacagttttgtccTGCACATTTTTGCAACCACAAAAGACAATACATTTTTATCACATGGCACTACAGTAGGTTTCTTAAGGCCTTATAAACATGATGAGGATGAATTTCGGTTGGTACCttttattacatatttaaaGAAAGCATTACATCTCCCCTATTCTTTTATGAAACATGAAATACCAGTAATACAAAGGGCTATGATTACTTTTAACACAATTTTAGCGATAAAAGCCTGGCATTGCACATCAGTAAGACTTTACCAAAAGGTAGATCAGCTGTGTCAGGAAAGATATATAGTCTTCTGGGCTCTTACATCTTGCATAAGAAACTTTATTTACTTGAAGAGCATTAGCAGATCGTGGTCCTGAAAACAATGAGATATCTCACCCTGCATGGGAAATCAGTTTCAAGATCTACTGTCTGATACCATCACATTTTGAATATTGGTGCTTTGTATTTCAGCACTATGCACTCGTCAAAGTATTTTGAAAAGGTTATTATAACTCACAAAATTATTAGTAATAAAACATTAGATCTGATGTATTGATTCTATATAAATGACTATTGAACTATGTAATAGGTAATCATAGGATTGTACTGTATAATTGCACATGCATCCAGACAGTCCATAATTGCCAATCTTCTTGTGTCCTTTAATCAGAAA
Encoded proteins:
- the sfmbt1 gene encoding scm-like with four MBT domains protein 1 isoform X1 → MSQESDRDSAQDASDFNWDEYLEENGAVSVPHQAFKHVDQGLQTGLTPGMKLEVCVRSEAGSPYWVANIITTCGQLLLLRYEGYQDDRRADFWCDLMTADLHPLGWSRQHGKTMRAPEGVREKHQDWEALLEKALAEECSAPASLLELPQRGRDPVELLCAGCYVELQDSVDLGLAWAAEVEENVGGRLKLRLVGTEGLPDTPATLWLFYLHPRLHPPGWAKEHGCALRPPLDLLALRTEGEWEEVRQRISDLPQDEALTAEFSKDQPAIAAHCFKEGMKLEAVDPGAPISIRPATVTKVFNEQYFLVKMDDLCGIEEGAGRSFLCHRDSPGIFPTQWSLKNGLSLSPPPGYQGPDFDWADYLKQCEAEAAPQHCFPTEQCDHSFKEAMKLEAVNLLSPENIHVATVTRVKGQYIWLSLEDGEPKRLKQPMPELIVHVDSLDIFPVSWCETNGYPLIYPIKPSVEKERKIAVVQPEKHRIPPKSSSPDTVKQQMANQSETGQGNGKYCCPKIYFNHRCFSGPYLNKGRIAELPQFIGPGNCVLVLKEVLTLLINSAYKPSRVLRELQLDQESRWQGHGETLKAKYKGKSYRATVEIVRTADRVADFCRKTCIKLECCPNLFGPRMVLERCSENCSVLTKTKYTYYYGKKKSKRVGRPPGGHSNLEGGVKRRGRRRKRRKQLFVHKKRRSSASVDNTPAGSPQGSGEEEDLDEDDSLSDSGSELQDDLQDDSEQSIGKSQPTTPSPSPPATPRPTRRRRKPHSPSFSDDENRPPSPKTSKVEPPPKLCLDTSPLEWSVTDVVRFIKTTDCAPLARIFLDQEIDGQALLLLNLPTVQECMDLKLGPAIKLCHHIERVKLAFYQQFAT
- the sfmbt1 gene encoding scm-like with four MBT domains protein 1 isoform X2, whose amino-acid sequence is MSQESDRDSAQDASDFNWDEYLEENGAVSVPHQAFKHVDQGLQTGLTPGMKLEVCVRSEAGSPYWVANIITTCGQLLLLRYEGYQDDRRADFWCDLMTADLHPLGWSRQHGKTMRAPEGVREKHQDWEALLEKALAEECSAPASLLELPQRGRDPVELLCAGCYVELQDSVDLGLAWAAEVEENVGGRLKLRLVGTEGLPDTPATLWLFYLHPRLHPPGWAKEHGCALRPPLDLLALRTEGEWEEVRQRISDLPQDEALTAEFSKDQPAIAAHCFKEGMKLEAVDPGAPISIRPATVTKVFNEQYFLVKMDDLCGIEEGAGRSFLCHRDSPGIFPTQWSLKNGLSLSPPPGYQGPDFDWADYLKQCEAEAAPQHCFPTEQCDHSFKEAMKLEAVNLLSPENIHVATVTRVKGQYIWLSLEGLKQPMPELIVHVDSLDIFPVSWCETNGYPLIYPIKPSVEKERKIAVVQPEKHRIPPKSSSPDTVKQQMANQSETGQGNGKYCCPKIYFNHRCFSGPYLNKGRIAELPQFIGPGNCVLVLKEVLTLLINSAYKPSRVLRELQLDQESRWQGHGETLKAKYKGKSYRATVEIVRTADRVADFCRKTCIKLECCPNLFGPRMVLERCSENCSVLTKTKYTYYYGKKKSKRVGRPPGGHSNLEGGVKRRGRRRKRRKQLFVHKKRRSSASVDNTPAGSPQGSGEEEDLDEDDSLSDSGSELQDDLQDDSEQSIGKSQPTTPSPSPPATPRPTRRRRKPHSPSFSDDENRPPSPKTSKVEPPPKLCLDTSPLEWSVTDVVRFIKTTDCAPLARIFLDQEIDGQALLLLNLPTVQECMDLKLGPAIKLCHHIERVKLAFYQQFAT